A stretch of the Dichotomicrobium thermohalophilum genome encodes the following:
- a CDS encoding FAD-dependent monooxygenase, producing the protein MLSDDKRRILIAGGGIGGLSAALALAQSGTPVQVLEQAAAFSEAGAGIQLGPNGVHVLRALGVADALAPCAVTPEGVHLVDARAGQCLTTVPLGPLAEMRYGAPYWVVHRADLQRVLLDAVRATDNVAITQPFRVASCAEEGQRVQVTSDAGDTVAGGALIGADGIRSIVRSQIGAAGEPVHSGKSAWRLTVPLDEAAAPMQQNAIGLWLSPGAHMVHYPVRGGAEVNIVVIVEDRDAPEGWNVPGAAEEFLPHLDGWPENITGFLAGQTGWRRWALYDMPPPGQWSAGRIALLGDAAHPVLPFLASGGVLAIEDAAALARSLAFAKGQTEAAFAAYARQRRPRAARVQARSRRMGRIYHMSGVMRWSRNQVLTMQRPHELLRRNDWLYSYRADEA; encoded by the coding sequence ATGCTGAGCGATGACAAGCGGCGTATCCTGATTGCTGGCGGCGGCATCGGCGGCCTGAGCGCCGCACTCGCGCTGGCCCAGTCGGGAACGCCGGTCCAGGTGCTGGAGCAGGCGGCGGCGTTTTCCGAGGCCGGCGCAGGCATTCAGCTCGGGCCGAACGGCGTCCATGTACTGCGCGCGCTGGGTGTGGCCGATGCGCTGGCGCCCTGCGCCGTTACGCCGGAGGGCGTGCATCTGGTCGACGCGCGCGCCGGACAGTGCCTTACAACCGTGCCGCTGGGACCGTTGGCCGAGATGCGTTACGGCGCACCGTATTGGGTCGTGCACCGGGCGGACTTGCAGAGGGTTCTGCTGGATGCGGTGCGGGCGACCGACAACGTAGCCATCACGCAGCCGTTCCGGGTCGCCTCCTGCGCAGAGGAGGGGCAGCGCGTGCAGGTCACGAGCGACGCGGGCGACACGGTGGCCGGCGGCGCACTGATCGGCGCGGACGGTATCCGCTCGATTGTTCGGAGCCAGATTGGCGCGGCGGGCGAGCCTGTCCATTCCGGCAAGAGCGCCTGGCGGCTCACGGTCCCGCTGGACGAGGCGGCCGCGCCGATGCAGCAGAATGCCATCGGCCTGTGGCTTTCACCCGGCGCCCACATGGTCCATTACCCGGTCCGCGGCGGCGCGGAGGTCAATATCGTCGTGATCGTTGAGGACCGCGACGCACCCGAGGGCTGGAACGTGCCGGGGGCGGCGGAGGAATTTCTGCCCCATCTTGATGGCTGGCCTGAAAACATAACCGGATTTCTCGCGGGGCAGACGGGCTGGCGGCGCTGGGCGCTCTACGACATGCCGCCGCCGGGCCAATGGTCGGCCGGTCGTATCGCGCTGCTCGGCGACGCCGCGCACCCGGTTCTGCCCTTCCTCGCCTCGGGCGGCGTGCTGGCGATCGAGGATGCCGCGGCCCTGGCCCGATCACTCGCCTTCGCGAAAGGCCAGACGGAAGCCGCCTTCGCCGCCTATGCGCGACAGCGCCGGCCGCGGGCCGCGCGCGTACAGGCACGCTCGCGCCGGATGGGCCGCATCTATCACATGAGCGGGGTCATGCGCTGGAGCCGAAATCAGGTTCTGACGATGCAAAGGCCGCACGAGTTGCTGCGCCGCAACGACTGGCTCTACAGCTACCGGGCCGACGAAGCCTGA
- a CDS encoding DUF5330 domain-containing protein yields the protein MLILRLGIVLLIIAMFLPSSAEEKQQVYRGVSNAVDNVQTFCVRNAAFCDSVGTVASALADRAYYGAQMVYDAAIGAPQQDRGGWNGERPYPSQIERSSRRDEGRARTQPARSTDTLRREDLAPAWRGPGAS from the coding sequence ATGCTCATTCTTCGGCTTGGTATTGTGCTGCTCATCATCGCGATGTTCCTCCCGTCCTCGGCGGAGGAGAAGCAGCAGGTCTATCGCGGCGTTTCGAATGCGGTCGACAATGTCCAGACGTTTTGCGTCCGCAACGCGGCGTTCTGCGACAGTGTCGGGACGGTTGCGAGTGCTCTCGCGGACCGGGCCTACTACGGCGCGCAGATGGTTTATGACGCTGCGATTGGTGCGCCTCAACAGGATCGGGGCGGCTGGAACGGCGAGCGCCCCTACCCGTCTCAGATCGAGCGCAGTTCCCGCCGGGATGAGGGGCGGGCCCGCACGCAGCCCGCGCGCTCGACCGATACGCTGCGCCGGGAGGATCTGGCACCAGCCTGGCGCGGTCCCGGCGCTTCGTAG
- a CDS encoding response regulator transcription factor: protein MATIALVDDDKNILTSLRMLLESEGYKIDAYTDGMSALDGLSDAPPDLAIVDIKMPRMDGMELLRRLRQKSDMPVIFLTSKDEEIDELFGLRMGADDFIRKPFSHRLLVERVKTVLRRSEPRAGGAGIVEGKSVLERGKLKMDPERHTCLWDGKPVTLTVTEFLILQALAQRPGVVKSRDALMDAAYDDQVYVDDRTIDSHIKRLRKKFKMVDSDFDVIETLYGVGYRFKEA from the coding sequence ATGGCAACCATCGCACTGGTTGACGACGACAAGAACATTCTCACCTCGCTGCGAATGCTGCTCGAATCCGAGGGGTACAAGATCGACGCCTACACTGACGGCATGTCCGCGCTGGACGGCCTGAGCGACGCCCCGCCGGATCTCGCGATCGTGGATATCAAGATGCCCCGCATGGACGGCATGGAACTGCTGCGCCGCCTGCGCCAGAAATCTGACATGCCAGTCATTTTCCTCACGTCAAAGGACGAGGAAATCGATGAGCTGTTTGGCCTGCGCATGGGCGCGGATGATTTCATCCGCAAGCCGTTCTCGCACCGGCTCCTCGTGGAGCGAGTGAAGACCGTGCTGCGTCGCTCCGAACCGCGCGCCGGCGGCGCCGGTATTGTCGAGGGCAAATCGGTTCTGGAGCGCGGCAAGCTCAAGATGGACCCGGAGCGGCACACTTGCCTCTGGGACGGCAAGCCCGTGACACTCACGGTGACGGAGTTCCTGATTCTCCAGGCGCTGGCGCAGCGGCCCGGCGTGGTAAAGAGCCGTGACGCGCTGATGGACGCGGCCTATGATGACCAGGTTTACGTCGATGACCGGACGATCGACAGCCACATCAAGCGCCTGCGAAAGAAATTCAAGATGGTCGATAGCGATTTCGACGTGATCGAGACGCTCTACGGGGTGGGCTACCGCTTCAAGGAAGCCTAG
- a CDS encoding exopolysaccharide biosynthesis protein, whose amino-acid sequence MTSDESATDDQQDYSLAGLFDDVLANAEGDEVSFGEAVATFRQQAYGPLLLVPSIVALTPIIGAIPGISILTATLIILIAAQMIVGRSHPWLPARLRNVSLSRGQLEQAVETMRPYLDAMDRWTRPRLLFMSEYPLYLLIPLVCILLALLMYPLALVPWGVTLPALALTILSVGLTIRDGYVLGAGYAVTIISVLSAFWFW is encoded by the coding sequence GTGACCTCAGACGAAAGCGCCACCGACGACCAGCAGGACTATTCGCTCGCCGGGCTTTTCGACGACGTGCTCGCCAATGCCGAGGGCGATGAAGTCTCTTTTGGCGAGGCCGTGGCGACCTTCCGCCAGCAGGCTTACGGCCCGTTACTGCTCGTGCCTTCGATTGTGGCGTTGACGCCCATTATCGGCGCAATCCCGGGAATTTCCATACTCACCGCGACGCTCATCATCCTGATCGCCGCGCAGATGATCGTCGGGCGGAGCCACCCCTGGCTGCCCGCGCGCCTTCGCAATGTCTCGTTGAGCCGGGGGCAGCTCGAACAGGCCGTCGAGACCATGCGCCCCTATCTCGACGCAATGGATCGCTGGACGCGCCCGCGCCTGCTGTTCATGAGCGAATATCCGCTCTATCTCCTCATCCCGCTTGTCTGCATCCTGCTCGCGTTGCTGATGTATCCGCTGGCGCTGGTGCCGTGGGGCGTCACCCTGCCGGCGTTGGCCCTCACGATTCTGAGCGTGGGGCTAACGATCCGCGACGGCTACGTGCTCGGCGCGGGCTATGCCGTGACCATTATCTCGGTCCTGAGCGCCTTCTGGTTTTGGTAA
- a CDS encoding peptidoglycan-binding domain-containing protein, whose protein sequence is MTPFSARLTFFGFVCLAGAIATNALYFQEPLERDSQITGSVSEGREQQLSARTPQSASEEPAQAAPKGDLQPIAGSKDQERPSLRSAPPQRTPAERAAPPSAGTMPAEEVIRAIQRELAYRNYLVNRRDGNLDTSTRIAILNYQYDNRMILTGRPSESVLKHILFGPFQAAPESGRIARLEADRALVARVQRLLSRLGFGNLPESGRVGADTRDALREFAAFRDLPRDGRLSPRLLLELADVTDKPLAGGGVAVSGDVN, encoded by the coding sequence ATGACGCCCTTTTCGGCGCGGCTGACCTTTTTCGGGTTCGTGTGTCTGGCGGGCGCGATCGCCACGAACGCCCTGTATTTTCAGGAGCCGCTCGAAAGGGATTCGCAGATCACCGGCTCCGTGTCTGAAGGTCGGGAGCAGCAACTCTCAGCCCGCACGCCGCAAAGCGCATCGGAAGAGCCAGCACAAGCCGCACCGAAAGGCGACCTCCAGCCGATCGCCGGCAGCAAAGATCAGGAGCGCCCAAGCCTGCGAAGCGCACCGCCTCAACGGACGCCCGCCGAGCGCGCGGCTCCGCCCAGCGCCGGAACCATGCCGGCCGAGGAGGTGATCCGCGCCATCCAGCGCGAACTGGCTTATCGCAACTATCTGGTCAATCGCCGCGATGGCAACCTGGACACATCCACGCGGATCGCAATCCTCAACTATCAGTATGACAACCGCATGATCTTGACTGGCCGGCCTTCTGAGAGTGTATTGAAGCACATTCTCTTCGGCCCGTTCCAGGCTGCACCCGAAAGTGGCCGCATCGCCCGCCTGGAAGCCGACCGGGCACTCGTGGCCCGTGTCCAGCGGCTCCTGTCCCGCCTCGGCTTCGGCAATCTGCCAGAGAGCGGCCGCGTCGGGGCGGACACGCGCGACGCGCTGCGCGAGTTCGCCGCATTTCGCGATCTCCCGCGCGACGGCCGTCTTTCGCCGCGCCTGCTCCTGGAACTGGCCGATGTAACGGATAAGCCGCTTGCTGGCGGAGGTGTTGCGGTGTCCGGTGACGTCAACTGA
- a CDS encoding response regulator transcription factor codes for MKDHHLIVVDDHPLFRDALKQILRGSIPGLKISEAGSFDDLTQAIESGTDFDLVLLDLALPGADGLSALIQLRVRYPELPVVVVSASEAPPTVRRCLQLGALGFIPKSLSAERIREAVEAVLDGRVWTPAEIDLDGAEAEEVSELLSRMATLTPQQVRVLAMLSEGLLNKQIAYKLGVSEATVKAHVSAILQKLGVDSRTQAVIAMNKIDSLDPRTADTDS; via the coding sequence ATGAAGGACCATCATCTCATCGTCGTTGACGACCATCCGCTGTTCCGCGACGCTCTAAAGCAGATTCTCCGAGGCTCGATCCCGGGGCTCAAGATCAGCGAGGCCGGCTCATTCGACGATCTGACCCAAGCGATCGAGTCGGGCACAGATTTCGACCTTGTCCTGCTTGATCTGGCGCTGCCCGGTGCCGATGGGCTTTCGGCCCTGATCCAGCTTCGTGTACGCTATCCCGAGCTGCCGGTGGTCGTTGTCTCAGCGAGCGAGGCGCCGCCGACCGTGCGCCGCTGCCTGCAGCTAGGCGCGCTGGGCTTCATCCCGAAGAGCCTCTCGGCTGAGCGCATCCGCGAGGCGGTCGAGGCGGTGCTGGACGGCCGCGTCTGGACGCCGGCGGAAATCGACCTCGATGGCGCCGAAGCCGAAGAAGTCTCCGAACTGCTCTCGCGAATGGCCACACTGACGCCGCAGCAGGTCCGTGTGCTCGCCATGTTGTCCGAGGGGCTGTTGAACAAGCAGATCGCCTACAAGCTCGGCGTTTCGGAGGCGACCGTGAAGGCGCATGTCTCCGCGATCCTTCAGAAGCTGGGAGTCGACAGCCGGACGCAGGCGGTCATCGCCATGAACAAGATCGACAGTCTCGACCCGCGCACAGCCGATACGGATAGTTAA
- a CDS encoding phasin family protein has product MQEMPKMGEMPEPMRQVVKSSIEQARKAFETFIAASQQAMSNIDTSAAPASHSMKMLNQKIAEFTKANAEANFELATKLADAKDMKDVIELQNQHVRQQMDTFAQQLEELRRLTTEVVTEAASKASTQMTSGGSSY; this is encoded by the coding sequence ATGCAGGAGATGCCGAAAATGGGCGAAATGCCCGAGCCGATGCGGCAGGTCGTCAAGTCGAGCATCGAGCAGGCGCGCAAGGCATTCGAGACCTTTATCGCCGCAAGCCAGCAGGCGATGTCCAACATCGACACCAGCGCCGCGCCGGCCTCGCACAGCATGAAGATGCTAAATCAGAAGATCGCGGAGTTCACCAAGGCGAACGCCGAAGCAAACTTCGAGCTGGCGACGAAACTGGCGGACGCCAAGGATATGAAGGACGTCATCGAGCTGCAGAACCAGCACGTTCGCCAGCAGATGGACACCTTTGCGCAGCAGCTTGAGGAACTGCGCCGGCTGACGACCGAGGTCGTTACCGAAGCCGCCTCCAAGGCATCGACCCAGATGACCTCCGGCGGCTCCAGCTACTGA
- a CDS encoding zinc-finger domain-containing protein, which yields MATRTPRFCNDIGVEKIHIGVKEFECIGARPPQDHPHIYLDMGERQQIVCPYCSTLYIYDPNLAKDQTDPPYCAYTDESDDR from the coding sequence ATGGCAACACGGACTCCCCGGTTCTGCAACGACATCGGGGTGGAGAAGATCCACATCGGCGTGAAGGAGTTCGAGTGCATCGGCGCGCGCCCGCCCCAGGACCATCCGCACATCTATCTCGACATGGGCGAGCGCCAGCAGATCGTCTGCCCTTACTGTTCGACGCTCTACATCTATGATCCCAACCTTGCGAAGGATCAGACCGATCCGCCCTACTGCGCCTACACCGACGAGTCGGACGACCGCTGA
- a CDS encoding sensor histidine kinase, whose translation MAVDTSRAWPGGAAFRLPALSWRGIYRQIDRLGLKLSFHSIALRILVLNFVALLFLVGGIIWLNDVREGLVEARINSLETQGKIMAQAIAQTIPEPATAAQGASGIDVGTASFDGQEGDLSGMGFKLDPEQIAPFLRRMVEPTRARARVYNADGNLLVDSQSLYARGEIMRYDLPPVETEEAGVFERAWNWIQAQFRSQQLPLYKDLGAENGRAYHEVRMALNGVSMPIVRVDEHGETIISVGVSIQRLQQVTGALMLSTRGGDIDKVIADQRASIIYMAGFVSFVTLVLSLVLAATIAGPMHRLAKAAEHVRRDVKTKRKIPDYSHRRDEIGHLSRALNDMTAAIYRRMEAIETFAADVAHELKNPLSSLRSAAELLPRARTEEQRNELVHVIGDDVRRLDRLITEISDASRLDAELARERAKPLNVANLLMGVSNVNNGFHRDDYPPIELKIDGVTNDSAARKSRTFMVNGHETQLTRVLTNLLDNAASFSPEDGKIMLSMRRVPKTREIEILVEDEGPGINNQDLEKIFNRFYTDRPEEHGSGKNSGLGLHLARQIVEAHGGRIWAENRTLPRGQTGASREPQRGARFVIRLPAA comes from the coding sequence ATGGCCGTTGATACAAGCAGGGCGTGGCCAGGGGGCGCCGCTTTCCGGTTGCCGGCGCTGAGTTGGCGCGGGATTTACCGGCAGATCGACCGACTGGGCCTCAAGCTCAGCTTCCATTCGATCGCGTTGCGGATTCTCGTTCTGAACTTCGTCGCCCTGCTCTTCCTGGTGGGCGGAATCATCTGGCTCAACGATGTGCGCGAAGGTCTCGTGGAAGCGCGGATCAACAGCCTTGAGACGCAAGGCAAGATCATGGCGCAGGCCATAGCGCAGACCATCCCGGAACCTGCCACGGCCGCGCAAGGCGCAAGTGGTATCGACGTCGGCACGGCGAGCTTCGACGGACAGGAGGGCGACCTTTCCGGCATGGGCTTCAAGCTTGATCCGGAGCAGATCGCACCGTTCCTGCGCCGCATGGTCGAGCCGACCCGAGCGCGCGCCCGCGTGTACAACGCCGACGGAAATCTTCTCGTGGACAGCCAGAGCCTGTATGCGCGCGGGGAGATCATGCGCTATGACCTTCCGCCGGTGGAAACCGAAGAAGCCGGCGTGTTCGAGCGCGCGTGGAACTGGATACAGGCGCAATTCCGCAGCCAGCAACTTCCGCTTTACAAGGATCTCGGCGCCGAGAACGGCCGCGCCTATCACGAGGTCCGAATGGCCCTCAACGGCGTCTCGATGCCCATTGTCCGTGTGGACGAGCACGGTGAAACGATCATAAGCGTCGGTGTGTCGATCCAGCGTCTCCAGCAGGTGACCGGCGCGCTGATGCTGTCCACCCGCGGCGGCGATATTGACAAGGTTATCGCGGATCAGCGCGCCTCCATCATTTACATGGCTGGCTTTGTGAGCTTCGTGACGCTGGTGCTATCGCTGGTTCTGGCTGCGACGATCGCGGGGCCGATGCATCGGCTCGCCAAGGCGGCCGAGCATGTTCGCCGCGACGTCAAGACCAAGCGCAAGATCCCCGATTATTCTCACCGTCGGGACGAGATCGGGCACCTGTCGCGTGCCCTCAACGACATGACGGCGGCAATCTACCGACGCATGGAGGCCATCGAGACTTTCGCCGCCGATGTGGCCCATGAGTTGAAGAATCCGCTTTCCTCGTTGCGCAGCGCTGCAGAACTGCTTCCTCGCGCCAGAACTGAGGAGCAGCGCAACGAACTCGTTCACGTGATCGGCGATGACGTGCGGCGGCTGGACCGGCTTATCACCGAGATTTCCGACGCCTCTCGCCTCGACGCGGAGTTGGCGCGCGAGCGGGCAAAGCCGCTCAATGTCGCCAATCTGCTGATGGGCGTTTCGAACGTGAACAACGGATTCCACCGCGATGATTACCCGCCGATCGAACTGAAGATCGACGGCGTCACGAATGACTCGGCAGCCCGCAAATCCCGCACCTTCATGGTCAACGGGCATGAGACCCAGCTCACGCGGGTCCTGACGAATCTGCTGGACAACGCGGCGTCCTTCTCGCCGGAGGACGGGAAGATCATGCTGTCGATGCGCCGCGTGCCCAAGACTCGGGAAATCGAGATTCTCGTCGAGGACGAGGGGCCGGGCATCAACAATCAGGACTTGGAGAAGATCTTCAACCGCTTCTATACGGATCGGCCGGAAGAGCACGGATCCGGCAAGAACTCCGGACTGGGCCTGCATCTGGCGAGACAGATCGTGGAGGCGCATGGCGGGCGCATCTGGGCGGAGAACCGCACGCTGCCCCGCGGGCAGACCGGTGCGTCCCGCGAGCCGCAGCGCGGGGCCCGGTTCGTGATCCGTCTGCCGGCCGCGTGA
- a CDS encoding alpha/beta fold hydrolase, whose product MQFFDSDGVQIAYRDEGAGEPVLLIHGFASNSKVNWVDPGWMQTLTDAGYRAIAIDNRGHGESEKLYDEAAYGAPLMAEDARRLLDHLGIAKAHVLGYSMGARIGSFLAINHPDRVKSLVISGMGINLVRGVGGAKPIAAALEADSPDEVKDDAARSFRLFADQTGSDRHALAACIRSSREPITAEALAGVSVPILIAVGTDDVVAGSASELAALLPGAQVLDIPKRDHMRAVGDPVHKKGVLEFLAEQRRA is encoded by the coding sequence ATGCAGTTTTTTGATTCCGATGGCGTTCAGATCGCTTACCGCGATGAGGGCGCGGGCGAGCCAGTCCTGCTAATTCACGGCTTCGCCTCCAACAGCAAGGTCAACTGGGTCGATCCGGGCTGGATGCAGACCCTGACCGACGCGGGCTACCGCGCCATCGCGATCGACAATCGCGGCCACGGCGAGAGCGAGAAGCTCTACGACGAAGCTGCCTACGGCGCGCCGCTCATGGCCGAGGATGCGCGGCGGCTGCTCGATCATCTCGGCATCGCGAAGGCGCATGTGTTGGGCTACTCGATGGGGGCGCGGATCGGCTCGTTCCTGGCGATCAACCACCCCGATCGCGTCAAGAGCCTCGTCATCTCCGGCATGGGCATCAACCTCGTGCGCGGAGTGGGCGGCGCAAAGCCGATTGCGGCGGCGCTGGAGGCGGACAGCCCAGACGAGGTCAAGGACGACGCGGCGCGCAGCTTCCGGCTGTTCGCCGATCAGACGGGAAGCGACCGGCACGCGCTTGCCGCCTGCATCCGCTCATCGCGCGAGCCGATCACGGCCGAGGCGCTGGCCGGCGTGAGCGTGCCGATCCTGATCGCGGTGGGAACAGACGATGTCGTGGCCGGCTCCGCCAGCGAACTGGCGGCGCTATTGCCGGGCGCGCAGGTGCTCGACATTCCGAAGCGGGATCACATGCGCGCGGTAGGTGACCCGGTCCACAAGAAGGGCGTGCTCGAATTCCTGGCTGAACAACGCCGCGCGTAG